A genome region from Solirubrobacter pauli includes the following:
- a CDS encoding response regulator transcription factor, which yields MRGRTILLVEDEHGIASAVEAYLERAGFGVVWVRSGEEALAERHRHPIALVVLDLGLAGSLDGLDVLRELGGRTPVIVISARDDEADRVAGLELGADDYVGKPFSPRELVARVSAVLRRADRSDASALTLGPIEIDEAAREVRLDGHEVELTRREFDLLTCLVRERGRVVERATLLESVWPEEFHTPTRTVEVHVAQLRRKLGRPDLIRTVRGVGYKAVA from the coding sequence ATGCGAGGGCGGACGATCTTGCTGGTCGAGGACGAGCACGGCATCGCGAGCGCGGTCGAGGCCTACCTCGAGCGGGCCGGCTTCGGGGTCGTGTGGGTGCGCAGCGGCGAGGAGGCGCTGGCCGAGCGGCACCGGCACCCGATCGCGCTGGTGGTGCTCGACCTCGGGCTGGCGGGGTCGCTGGACGGCCTCGACGTGCTGCGCGAGCTCGGTGGCCGCACGCCGGTGATCGTCATCAGCGCGCGCGACGATGAGGCCGACCGGGTCGCCGGGCTGGAGCTCGGCGCCGACGACTACGTGGGCAAGCCGTTCTCACCCCGTGAGCTCGTCGCGCGTGTGAGCGCGGTCCTGCGCCGCGCGGACCGGTCGGACGCGTCCGCCCTGACGCTCGGCCCGATCGAGATCGACGAGGCCGCGCGCGAGGTCCGCCTGGACGGACACGAGGTGGAGCTGACGCGACGCGAGTTCGACCTCCTCACGTGCCTGGTCCGCGAGCGCGGTCGGGTCGTCGAGCGCGCCACGCTGCTCGAGTCCGTCTGGCCCGAGGAGTTCCACACGCCGACGCGCACCGTCGAGGTCCACGTGGCCCAGCTGCGCCGCAAGCTCGGCCGTCCGGACCTGATCCGCACGGTCCGAGGCGTGGGCTACAAGGCCGTCGCGTGA
- a CDS encoding sensor histidine kinase: MRLRGRLALALVGVALIAAVLTASGAALLSVRSARERALDNLARQAELVASTLGRGGGPTGPERRFILRDGRATRVGPRSAVAEALAAAPGDRARGRVPSRGRELLFVRRRSADAAPVLIARGAGASDPDLAPVGSAFVLAALAAALLAGATALLIAGRLARPLRRLGAAARALGADPAGPPAGAALEADLRRTDEIGDLARAFAAMQDDLATARTAQRQFLRSVSHELKTPLAALRAQGEALEDGALDGASAGPVVVREAARLERLVVDLLALGSLDRPGFRVEDEALDLAAIAEAVRERHAARAAALDVRLTRSGAGAARGDRDRLEQALSNLVENALRVTPAGGAVTLAVTPGAVSVTDTGPGLLDEDLPRAFERFYLHDRYAPPGSGTGLGLALVAELTRAMGGTVSAEHAPGGGARFTLRLTQR; encoded by the coding sequence GTGAGGCTGCGCGGGCGGCTCGCGCTCGCGCTCGTCGGCGTCGCGCTGATCGCGGCCGTGCTGACGGCCAGCGGCGCGGCGCTGCTGAGCGTGCGGTCCGCGCGTGAGCGCGCGCTCGACAACCTCGCACGCCAGGCCGAGCTCGTGGCGTCCACGCTCGGCCGCGGAGGCGGTCCCACGGGCCCCGAGCGCCGCTTCATCCTGCGCGACGGGCGGGCAACCCGCGTGGGGCCGCGGAGCGCCGTCGCCGAGGCGCTCGCCGCGGCGCCGGGCGACCGAGCGCGCGGCCGGGTGCCCAGCCGTGGCCGTGAGCTGCTCTTCGTCCGCCGGAGGTCCGCCGACGCCGCGCCGGTGTTGATCGCCCGCGGCGCCGGCGCCTCGGACCCTGACCTCGCTCCGGTGGGCAGCGCGTTCGTCCTCGCCGCGCTCGCGGCGGCGCTCCTCGCGGGCGCGACCGCGCTGCTGATCGCGGGCCGGCTGGCACGCCCGTTGCGCCGCCTGGGCGCGGCCGCCCGTGCGCTCGGCGCGGACCCGGCGGGACCGCCCGCCGGCGCGGCGCTCGAGGCGGACCTGCGGCGCACCGACGAGATCGGCGACCTTGCGCGAGCGTTCGCGGCCATGCAGGACGACCTCGCCACGGCCCGGACGGCGCAGCGGCAGTTCCTGCGGTCGGTCAGCCACGAGCTCAAGACGCCGCTCGCCGCGCTGCGAGCGCAGGGCGAGGCCCTCGAGGACGGCGCACTCGACGGGGCGTCCGCCGGGCCGGTCGTCGTCCGCGAAGCCGCCCGGCTCGAGCGGCTCGTGGTCGACCTGCTCGCGCTCGGCTCGCTCGACCGGCCCGGGTTCCGGGTCGAGGACGAAGCGCTCGACCTCGCCGCGATCGCCGAAGCCGTGCGCGAGCGACACGCCGCGCGAGCCGCGGCGCTGGACGTGCGGCTCACGCGCAGCGGCGCAGGGGCGGCCCGCGGTGATCGGGACCGGCTCGAGCAGGCGCTGTCGAACCTGGTCGAGAACGCGTTGCGGGTCACGCCGGCCGGCGGAGCGGTCACGCTGGCCGTCACCCCCGGAGCGGTCTCCGTCACGGACACCGGGCCAGGATTGCTCGACGAGGATCTGCCACGCGCGTTCGAGCGCTTCTACCTGCACGACCGGTACGCGCCGCCCGGGTCAGGCACCGGACTCGGACTGGCGCTCGTGGCGGAGCTCACGCGGGCGATGGGCGGCACCGTCAGCGCCGAGCACGCACCGGGTGGCGGCGCGCGCTTCACCCTCCGCCTTACACAGCGCTGA
- a CDS encoding acyl-CoA thioesterase — MDNDVYGHVNNVQYYSYFDTVINEYLIREGGLDIHAGPAIGLCAESRCEYHAALAFPSVVQAGLRVLKLGRSSVTYEIGLFDGDAAEAAATGTFVHVFVDRATRRPVAIPDPLRAALRRLET; from the coding sequence ATGGACAACGACGTCTACGGGCACGTCAACAACGTCCAGTACTACTCGTACTTCGACACCGTCATCAACGAGTACCTGATCCGCGAGGGCGGCCTGGACATCCACGCGGGCCCGGCGATCGGGCTGTGCGCGGAGTCGCGGTGCGAGTACCACGCCGCGTTGGCGTTCCCGTCCGTGGTGCAGGCGGGCCTGCGGGTCTTGAAGCTGGGCCGGTCGAGCGTCACCTACGAGATCGGGCTGTTCGACGGCGACGCGGCCGAGGCGGCCGCCACGGGCACGTTCGTGCACGTGTTCGTCGACCGCGCGACGCGCCGTCCGGTGGCGATCCCGGACCCGCTGCGCGCCGCGCTTCGTCGCCTCGAGACCTAG
- a CDS encoding ABC-F family ATP-binding cassette domain-containing protein — translation MAVVIASDLAKDMAGEPLLRGVSFKLERRDRLTLSGRNGSGKTTLLRMLAGETGVDGGELAFQKNVRVKLHDQRPPRDRDLSLRDYVLSGCQELLALEEELASLEAKMADGDMTVFDAYSRAQTQLEHAGGYNWREGVNATLHGLGFRDEHMDRSLETFSGGELTRASLARALAGDPDLLLLDEPTNHLDIQSLEWLEGHLQTLDAAVVLVAHDRWFLEAVGTSVLELEGGRSKFFKGTWYQWRAEKAQRELALGRAIEKQQAEIAKLQRFVDRFSAGTRSRQASSRQKKLDKMDKLTTDPKDSKGLGFAFKPPERSGRVVFELEDGKLQIGDRVLLDHAELWLERSEHVTLVGGNGSGKTTLLTALTGGREFDGGKLRRGHNVKLGLLAQHAEEHQRGRTVLEACQIATGLTPNNARSLLGKFLFSGEDAEKPLDGLSGGERQRLSLAILVSSGANVLILDEPTNHLDLESREALEEALQSFQGALLLISHDRALLDAVGTRTVALEDQTLHSYVGGWPEYLRVREERAEAERAAKQARKGAPAAKAAPAPAAVKTPPRSKNEVAKAKKLEKQIEQAESALAALEVELADPSAWNDPRSAAKSTERHAEAKKTLETLYAQWEAVAG, via the coding sequence ATGGCTGTCGTGATCGCGTCCGATCTCGCCAAGGACATGGCGGGTGAGCCCCTGCTGCGGGGCGTGTCGTTCAAGCTCGAGCGCCGGGACCGGCTGACGCTGTCCGGCCGCAACGGCTCGGGCAAGACGACCCTGCTCCGCATGCTCGCGGGAGAGACCGGCGTGGACGGCGGCGAGCTCGCCTTCCAGAAGAACGTGCGCGTGAAGCTGCACGACCAGCGGCCACCGCGCGACCGCGACCTCTCGCTGCGCGACTACGTGCTGTCCGGCTGCCAGGAGCTGCTCGCGCTCGAGGAGGAGCTCGCGTCGCTCGAGGCCAAGATGGCGGACGGCGACATGACGGTGTTCGACGCGTACTCGCGCGCGCAGACCCAGCTCGAGCACGCCGGCGGGTACAACTGGCGCGAGGGCGTGAACGCCACGCTGCACGGCCTCGGATTTCGCGACGAGCACATGGACCGCTCGCTGGAGACGTTCTCCGGCGGCGAGCTCACGCGCGCGTCGCTCGCGCGGGCGCTGGCCGGCGATCCCGACCTGCTGCTGCTCGACGAGCCCACCAACCACCTCGACATCCAGTCGCTGGAGTGGCTGGAAGGGCACCTGCAGACGCTCGACGCCGCCGTCGTCCTCGTCGCGCACGACCGCTGGTTCCTGGAGGCGGTCGGCACGAGCGTGCTCGAGCTCGAGGGCGGGCGCTCGAAGTTCTTCAAGGGCACGTGGTACCAGTGGCGGGCCGAGAAGGCGCAGCGCGAGCTGGCGCTCGGCCGGGCGATCGAGAAGCAGCAGGCGGAGATCGCCAAGCTCCAGCGGTTCGTCGACCGCTTCAGCGCGGGCACGCGGTCGCGGCAGGCCTCGTCGCGCCAGAAGAAGCTCGACAAGATGGACAAGCTCACGACCGACCCCAAGGACAGCAAAGGCCTCGGGTTCGCGTTCAAGCCGCCGGAGCGCTCCGGCCGGGTCGTGTTCGAGCTCGAGGACGGCAAGCTGCAGATCGGCGACCGCGTGCTGCTCGACCACGCCGAGCTGTGGCTCGAGCGCTCCGAGCACGTGACCCTCGTCGGCGGCAACGGCTCGGGCAAGACGACGCTGCTCACGGCGCTGACCGGTGGACGCGAGTTCGACGGGGGCAAGCTGCGGCGCGGGCACAACGTCAAGCTCGGCCTGCTCGCGCAGCACGCCGAAGAGCACCAGCGCGGGCGCACCGTGCTCGAGGCCTGCCAGATCGCGACGGGGCTCACGCCCAACAACGCGCGCTCGCTGCTCGGCAAGTTCCTCTTCAGCGGCGAGGACGCCGAGAAGCCGCTCGACGGCCTGTCCGGCGGCGAGCGCCAGCGGCTGTCGCTGGCCATCCTGGTCAGCAGCGGCGCCAACGTCCTGATCCTCGACGAGCCCACCAACCACCTCGACCTCGAGAGCCGCGAGGCGCTCGAGGAGGCGCTGCAGTCGTTCCAGGGCGCGTTGCTGTTGATCTCGCACGACCGCGCGCTGCTCGACGCGGTCGGCACGCGCACGGTCGCGCTCGAGGACCAGACGCTGCACTCCTACGTCGGCGGCTGGCCCGAGTACCTGCGCGTGCGCGAGGAGCGCGCCGAGGCCGAGCGGGCCGCGAAGCAGGCGAGGAAGGGCGCGCCGGCCGCGAAGGCCGCGCCCGCTCCGGCCGCGGTGAAGACGCCGCCGCGCTCCAAGAACGAGGTCGCGAAGGCCAAGAAGCTCGAGAAGCAGATCGAGCAGGCGGAGTCCGCGCTCGCGGCGCTGGAGGTCGAGCTCGCGGACCCGTCCGCCTGGAACGACCCGCGCTCGGCCGCGAAGTCGACCGAGCGGCACGCTGAGGCCAAGAAGACGCTCGAGACGCTGTACGCCCAATGGGAAGCGGTTGCGGGCTGA
- a CDS encoding crotonase/enoyl-CoA hydratase family protein — protein MRPRASYQRSGSAALVTIERPERHNAVDGETAAALLAAFERFKADDDAAVMVLTGAGDQAFCAGADLKAIDTLDPDAPGGPLGFTRLPSPKPTIAAISGHCVAGGLELALWCDLRVATTTSSFGCLERRWGVPLIDGGTQRLPRVIGTGRALDLILTGRAVDAQEALQMGLISRLVGPGEHVAAAVRLAHEIAAHPRDTTNSDRRALLEGETLPLAEGLALEAALGRDRLQTAHDGAQRFARRK, from the coding sequence ATCCGACCTCGCGCGTCGTATCAACGCAGCGGGTCGGCGGCGCTCGTCACCATCGAGCGCCCGGAGCGACACAACGCCGTCGACGGGGAGACCGCGGCCGCGCTGCTGGCCGCCTTCGAGCGGTTCAAGGCGGACGACGACGCCGCGGTCATGGTCCTCACCGGCGCGGGCGACCAGGCCTTCTGCGCCGGCGCCGACCTGAAGGCGATCGACACGCTCGACCCCGACGCGCCCGGCGGCCCGCTGGGCTTCACGCGGCTGCCCTCCCCCAAGCCGACGATCGCCGCGATCTCCGGCCACTGCGTCGCGGGCGGCCTGGAGCTCGCGCTCTGGTGCGACCTGCGCGTCGCGACCACCACGTCGTCCTTCGGCTGCCTCGAGCGCCGGTGGGGCGTGCCGCTGATCGACGGCGGCACCCAGCGCCTGCCGCGCGTGATCGGCACCGGCCGCGCGCTCGACCTGATCCTCACCGGTCGCGCCGTCGACGCGCAGGAGGCGCTGCAGATGGGCCTGATCTCGCGCCTCGTCGGGCCGGGCGAGCACGTCGCGGCGGCCGTGCGGCTCGCCCACGAGATCGCCGCCCACCCGCGCGACACGACCAACAGCGACCGCCGCGCGCTGCTGGAGGGCGAGACGCTCCCGCTCGCCGAAGGGCTCGCCCTGGAAGCCGCCCTCGGCCGCGACCGGCTGCAGACCGCGCACGACGGTGCGCAGCGATTCGCCCGAAGAAAGTAG
- a CDS encoding SDR family oxidoreductase, whose protein sequence is MTNYFVTGATGFIGRHLVERLLEREGDIHVLVREGSREKLATLVEGWGQADRIKPVIGDLALPGLGIEAELPKIDHFFHLAAIYDMAADEATNTQVNVGGTQHAVDLANRLEVGRFHHISSIAVAGLYDEGTFTEDMFDEGQKLAHPYHRTKFESERLVRERVKSPLRIYRPSIVVGNSKTGEMDKIDGPYYFFKLLQKVRHALPEWFPLISLEWGWTNIVPVDYVAAAIDHIAHAGDLEHNTFHIVDPKGQRVGEVLNTFAEAGHAPRAVMRIDRRALQNLPKGVLSFALKLPALKQIRGNVLADLGIPDEVVEYIALTCRFDSRDTQRALRDSAITVPSLPTYAHKLWDYWERVLDPDLYKDHSFEGAVNGKTVVITGASSGIGRAAALKIAAAGGIPILVARTLEKLEEAKAEIEAAGGTAYVAPCDLSDFEAIEDLVEKLLADHPRIDMLVNNAGRSIRRSVALSYDRFHDYERTVHLNYLSPVKLMLGLLPHMRDQGGGHIVNVSSIGVQTNPPRFSAYVASKSALDAFTRVVSSETIGDNVTFTTIHMPLVRTPMIAPTKMYDSFPTISPEEAADLVCEAIRAKPKQINTKLGTFGEVAYALAPKAVDQILHLAYRVFPESTAAKGEKTGAGDKASGEATALAYLMRGVHW, encoded by the coding sequence TTGACGAACTACTTCGTCACTGGCGCCACCGGCTTCATCGGACGCCACCTGGTCGAGCGCCTGCTCGAGCGCGAAGGCGACATCCACGTGCTCGTGCGCGAGGGCTCGCGCGAGAAGCTCGCGACGCTCGTCGAGGGCTGGGGCCAGGCCGACCGGATCAAGCCCGTGATCGGCGACCTGGCGCTCCCCGGGCTCGGCATCGAAGCCGAGCTGCCGAAGATCGACCACTTCTTCCACCTCGCGGCGATCTACGACATGGCCGCCGACGAGGCGACCAACACGCAGGTCAACGTCGGCGGCACGCAGCACGCGGTCGACCTCGCGAACCGCCTCGAGGTGGGCCGCTTCCACCACATCTCCTCGATCGCCGTCGCCGGCCTCTACGACGAGGGCACGTTCACCGAGGACATGTTCGACGAGGGGCAGAAGCTGGCCCATCCGTACCACCGCACGAAGTTCGAGTCCGAGCGGCTCGTCCGCGAGCGGGTCAAGAGCCCGCTGCGCATCTACCGCCCGTCCATCGTCGTCGGCAACTCCAAGACCGGCGAGATGGACAAGATCGACGGGCCGTACTACTTCTTCAAGCTGCTCCAGAAGGTCCGGCACGCGCTGCCGGAGTGGTTCCCGCTGATCAGCCTCGAGTGGGGCTGGACGAACATCGTCCCGGTCGACTACGTGGCCGCGGCGATCGACCACATCGCCCACGCCGGCGACCTCGAGCACAACACGTTCCACATCGTCGACCCCAAGGGCCAGCGGGTCGGCGAGGTGCTGAACACGTTCGCCGAGGCCGGGCACGCGCCGCGCGCGGTCATGCGGATCGACCGCCGCGCGCTGCAGAACCTGCCCAAGGGCGTGCTGTCGTTCGCGCTCAAGCTGCCGGCGCTCAAGCAGATCCGCGGCAACGTGCTCGCGGACCTCGGCATCCCGGACGAGGTCGTCGAGTACATCGCGCTGACCTGCCGCTTCGACTCGCGCGACACCCAGCGCGCGCTGCGCGACTCGGCGATCACCGTCCCCTCGCTGCCCACCTACGCGCACAAGCTGTGGGACTACTGGGAGCGGGTGCTGGACCCGGACCTCTACAAGGACCACTCGTTCGAGGGCGCGGTCAACGGCAAGACGGTCGTCATCACCGGCGCCTCCAGCGGCATCGGCCGCGCCGCCGCGCTGAAGATCGCGGCCGCGGGCGGCATCCCGATCCTGGTCGCCCGCACGCTGGAGAAGCTCGAGGAGGCCAAGGCCGAGATCGAGGCCGCGGGCGGCACGGCCTACGTGGCCCCCTGCGACCTCAGCGACTTCGAGGCGATCGAGGACCTCGTCGAGAAGCTGCTCGCCGACCACCCGCGGATCGACATGCTGGTCAACAACGCGGGACGGTCGATCCGGCGCAGCGTCGCGCTCTCCTACGACCGCTTCCACGACTACGAGCGCACGGTCCACCTCAACTACCTGAGCCCCGTCAAGCTCATGCTCGGCCTGCTGCCGCACATGCGCGACCAGGGCGGCGGGCACATCGTCAACGTCTCGAGCATCGGCGTGCAGACGAACCCGCCGCGGTTCTCCGCCTACGTCGCCTCCAAGTCCGCGCTGGACGCGTTCACGCGCGTGGTGTCCAGCGAGACGATCGGCGACAACGTCACCTTCACCACGATCCACATGCCGCTCGTGCGCACGCCGATGATCGCGCCGACGAAGATGTACGACTCGTTCCCGACGATCTCCCCGGAGGAGGCCGCGGACCTCGTGTGCGAGGCGATCCGGGCCAAGCCGAAGCAGATCAACACCAAGCTCGGCACGTTCGGCGAGGTCGCGTACGCGCTCGCGCCGAAGGCCGTCGACCAGATCCTGCACCTCGCGTACCGCGTCTTCCCCGAGTCGACCGCGGCCAAGGGCGAGAAGACCGGTGCCGGGGACAAGGCGTCCGGCGAGGCGACCGCGCTGGCCTATCTGATGCGAGGCGTGCACTGGTAA
- a CDS encoding aldose 1-epimerase, with translation MRHDGEELLGDVTAYVPDRPWARGVPLLHPWANRLGAFRYAFDGTTVELEREDLYIEEHGLPLHGLRDAVTGWTLVEAGETRVVAARDVSHRAFPFAHRIELSAELSPSTLTIGTTVTAGDRPVPIAFGFHPFFQLPGIPRADWRITLPVAERIVADDNLIPTGERVAAGELDGPLGQRTFDDGYTVDGAGAFAVEGGGRRIAVAFEEGFGYAQVFAPAIADIVCFEPMTAPADGLRHEPVSVPSGGTFTARFSITIDTVSER, from the coding sequence CTGCGGCACGACGGCGAGGAGCTGCTCGGCGACGTGACGGCGTACGTGCCCGACCGGCCCTGGGCGCGCGGCGTCCCACTGCTGCACCCGTGGGCGAACCGGCTCGGCGCGTTCCGCTACGCGTTCGACGGCACGACCGTCGAGCTCGAGCGCGAGGACCTGTACATCGAGGAGCACGGTCTGCCGCTGCACGGGCTGCGTGACGCGGTGACCGGCTGGACGCTGGTCGAGGCGGGCGAGACGCGGGTCGTCGCCGCCCGCGACGTCTCGCACCGCGCGTTCCCGTTCGCCCACCGGATCGAGCTCAGCGCGGAGCTCAGTCCGTCGACGCTCACCATTGGGACGACGGTCACGGCGGGCGACCGGCCGGTGCCGATCGCGTTCGGCTTCCATCCGTTCTTCCAGCTCCCCGGGATTCCCCGTGCGGACTGGCGCATCACGCTCCCGGTGGCGGAGCGGATCGTCGCCGACGACAACCTCATCCCCACCGGTGAGCGCGTCGCGGCGGGTGAGCTGGACGGGCCGCTCGGGCAACGCACCTTCGACGACGGCTACACGGTCGACGGCGCCGGTGCGTTCGCCGTGGAAGGTGGCGGACGGCGGATCGCCGTGGCCTTCGAGGAGGGCTTCGGCTACGCCCAGGTGTTCGCGCCGGCGATCGCGGACATCGTCTGCTTCGAGCCGATGACGGCCCCGGCCGACGGGCTGCGCCATGAACCGGTTTCCGTTCCATCGGGCGGGACCTTCACCGCTCGCTTCAGCATCACTATCGACACCGTGTCAGAGCGCTGA
- a CDS encoding ABC transporter substrate-binding protein — translation MRRSAWTTGVAVLAALSLGVAACGGGDDGGDSGGDTPQQGNATPSGEAKTGGKLTVLWAGDVDFIDCGRTYSQMGSFICFSTQKPLYSYKPDDPVSLQPDLAEGPPQVSEDGKTVTIKIKQGVKYSPPYDEEVKAADVKYAIERGFFSSVANGFTTSYYGDLEGAEVGADPGSTIKGITTPDDYTVVLNFKRPVGGVMAAGALAYPATAPVPEKYAKKFDAEPQSTYGENQLSTGPYMIENDASGKSIGYDPGKRIHLVRNPNWDKTKDYKPAYLDEVDNLEGNDDVGIASRKILEGQSMIAGDFTPLPENLKSALDNTPDQIKLAQPVGGRWVALNTTIKPFDDVNVRKAVSAGMDRNALLLTRGGKTVGDMATHFLPPGTAGFDEAGGTKGVEGVDFLSPDGAPLPDVSAKYFKAAGFASGKYEGTEKLLMVGSNAGVAAKTAEVVKENLTKMGFNIQLRLVEPQIMYTRYCNVPKADVAVCPNVGWIRDFADGQTMLSPTFAGKNILPEGNSNWPQLDDPEINKLIDEAEVAPVDQRAALWAEVDKKVTMTAAAIPWIWDKQALIQSKNVQGVIAQNNSQWDLSWTSLK, via the coding sequence ATGCGTAGGTCCGCATGGACCACCGGGGTCGCCGTGCTCGCGGCCCTCTCGCTCGGCGTTGCTGCGTGCGGCGGCGGCGATGACGGCGGCGACAGCGGCGGGGACACCCCCCAGCAGGGCAACGCGACGCCGTCCGGCGAGGCGAAGACCGGCGGCAAGCTCACCGTCCTGTGGGCGGGCGACGTCGACTTCATCGACTGCGGTCGTACGTACTCGCAGATGGGCTCCTTCATCTGCTTCTCGACGCAGAAGCCGCTGTACTCGTACAAGCCGGATGATCCGGTGTCGCTGCAGCCCGACCTCGCCGAGGGCCCGCCGCAGGTGTCCGAGGACGGCAAGACCGTCACGATCAAGATCAAGCAGGGCGTCAAGTACTCGCCGCCGTACGACGAGGAAGTCAAGGCCGCGGACGTCAAGTACGCGATCGAGCGTGGCTTCTTCAGCTCCGTCGCCAACGGCTTCACCACGTCCTACTACGGCGACCTCGAAGGCGCCGAGGTCGGCGCGGACCCGGGCTCGACGATCAAGGGCATCACCACGCCCGACGACTACACCGTGGTCCTGAACTTCAAGCGTCCCGTCGGCGGCGTGATGGCCGCGGGCGCGCTCGCCTACCCGGCGACGGCGCCCGTGCCCGAGAAGTACGCCAAGAAGTTCGACGCGGAGCCGCAGTCGACGTACGGCGAGAACCAGCTCTCGACCGGCCCGTACATGATCGAGAACGACGCCTCGGGCAAGTCGATCGGCTACGACCCGGGCAAGCGCATCCACCTCGTCCGCAACCCGAACTGGGACAAGACGAAGGACTACAAGCCGGCCTACCTCGACGAGGTCGACAATCTCGAGGGCAACGACGACGTCGGCATCGCGTCGCGCAAGATCCTCGAGGGTCAGAGCATGATCGCCGGCGACTTCACGCCGCTGCCGGAGAACCTCAAGTCCGCGCTGGACAACACGCCGGACCAGATCAAGCTCGCGCAGCCGGTCGGTGGCCGCTGGGTCGCGCTCAACACGACGATCAAGCCGTTCGACGACGTCAACGTCCGCAAGGCCGTCAGCGCCGGCATGGACCGCAACGCGCTGCTGCTCACCCGCGGTGGCAAGACCGTCGGCGACATGGCGACGCACTTCCTGCCGCCGGGCACGGCCGGCTTCGACGAGGCCGGTGGCACCAAGGGCGTCGAGGGCGTGGACTTCCTCTCGCCGGACGGCGCGCCGCTCCCGGACGTGTCCGCCAAGTACTTCAAGGCCGCGGGCTTCGCCTCCGGCAAGTACGAGGGCACCGAGAAGCTCCTGATGGTCGGCTCCAACGCGGGCGTGGCCGCCAAGACGGCTGAGGTCGTCAAGGAGAACCTGACGAAGATGGGCTTCAACATCCAGCTCCGCCTCGTCGAGCCGCAGATCATGTACACGCGCTACTGCAACGTCCCGAAGGCCGACGTCGCGGTCTGCCCGAACGTGGGCTGGATCCGTGACTTCGCGGACGGCCAGACGATGCTCTCGCCGACGTTCGCCGGCAAGAACATCCTCCCGGAGGGCAACTCCAACTGGCCGCAGCTGGACGACCCGGAGATCAACAAGCTGATCGACGAGGCCGAGGTCGCTCCGGTCGACCAGCGCGCCGCGCTGTGGGCCGAGGTCGACAAGAAGGTCACGATGACCGCGGCGGCGATTCCGTGGATCTGGGACAAGCAGGCGCTCATCCAGTCCAAGAACGTCCAGGGCGTCATCGCGCAGAACAACTCGCAGTGGGACCTCTCCTGGACGTCCCTGAAGTAG
- a CDS encoding sigma-70 family RNA polymerase sigma factor, with protein MPTASPPTPDATLGDGLGIFLQRIARTRLLTPAEELELARRIERGDLDAKDRMIEANLRLVVHLAKRFQREDSGMTLLDLIQEGTIGLVRAVEKFDHRRGFRFSTYATLWIRQAIGRAMSEKGRTVRLPVHVGDRVRKLQAVERRLAMSLGATPTAVELADALEWTEQEVADVRRVAMAPVSLEAPVGDDGDAELGHLLADEGPTPEESAAVSRMHADLGTVLAGLGGLERRVLELRFGLGAEAPHTPGQAARVLGITPRRVRCAEDRALRHLRASPATGALRDAA; from the coding sequence ATGCCCACCGCTTCGCCGCCGACCCCGGACGCGACGCTCGGCGACGGCCTCGGAATCTTCCTCCAGCGCATCGCCCGCACGCGCCTCCTGACCCCCGCTGAAGAGCTCGAGCTCGCCCGCCGCATCGAGCGCGGCGATCTCGACGCCAAAGACCGCATGATCGAAGCCAACCTGCGGCTCGTCGTCCACCTGGCCAAGCGCTTCCAGCGCGAGGACTCGGGGATGACGCTGCTCGACCTGATCCAGGAAGGCACGATCGGGCTCGTGCGCGCCGTGGAGAAGTTCGACCACCGGCGCGGCTTCCGCTTCTCGACCTACGCGACGCTCTGGATCCGCCAGGCCATCGGCCGCGCGATGTCCGAGAAGGGCCGCACGGTCCGCCTGCCCGTCCACGTCGGCGACCGCGTGCGCAAGCTGCAGGCCGTCGAACGCCGCCTCGCCATGTCCCTCGGCGCGACCCCGACCGCGGTCGAGCTCGCCGACGCCCTCGAGTGGACCGAGCAGGAGGTCGCCGACGTCCGCCGCGTGGCGATGGCCCCCGTGTCGCTGGAAGCGCCGGTCGGCGACGACGGCGACGCCGAGCTCGGCCACCTCCTGGCCGACGAGGGCCCCACCCCCGAGGAGTCCGCGGCGGTCTCCCGCATGCACGCCGACCTCGGCACCGTGCTGGCCGGCCTCGGCGGCCTCGAGCGCCGCGTGCTCGAGCTGCGCTTCGGCCTCGGCGCCGAGGCGCCCCACACCCCGGGCCAGGCGGCCCGCGTGCTCGGCATCACCCCCCGCCGCGTGCGCTGCGCCGAAGACCGCGCGCTGCGCCACCTGCGCGCGTCGCCGGCCACCGGCGCGCTGCGCGACGCGGCCTAG